The DNA window ATGCGGCGCTTAAAGCGGCCGATGTGGAGCTTAAAACGTATTACGGCCCGCCGACCGAGACCAACTTTGCGGGAGGCCTGCTCTGCGGGAGCCAGGCGGCCTGCCTTGCAGCGTGTGAGGCATTTGCGGAGACGGTATGCCGGATAGCCGAGGAGCCGTTGGCATACTGAGAAATAAGGAATGTACAGAAAGGACGTGATCAGATTGACATTGGATCGTGATTTACAATCCATCCAGGAAGTGCGGAATTTGGTAGCCCGTGCAAAAGAGGCGGAGAAAACACTCTCCACATTTCCTCAGGAAAAGCTGGATGCGATTTGTGCGGCAATTGCCGCAGCATGTATGGAGCATGCAGAGGAACTGGCTAAAATGGCGGTACAGGAGACGGGATTTGGCAAGTGGGAGGACAAGGTCCTGAAAAACACACTGGGCAGCCGGATTACCTGGGAATCCGTAAAGGATATGAAAACGGTAGGCGTTTTAAGGGAGGATAAGGACAAGGGAGTCTGCGAGATCGGTGTGCCGATGGGAGTTGTGGCAGCTCTGATTCCATCCACCAATCCCACCTCAACCGCAATGTATAAGAGCATCATATCCATCAAGGCGGGAAACGCCATTGTAATCAGCCCCCATCCGGGAGCTAAAAACTGTATCACAGAGACATATAAAATTATAAAGGAAGCGGCTGAGCGTGCAGGTGCGCCGGAGGGAACGGTATGCTGCGTCAGCCTCACGACCATGGAGGCGACGGACACCCTCTTAAAACACCCGGATGTCAGCATCATCCTCGCCACAGGCGGAGAGGCCATGGTACATGCCGCATATTCTTCCGGCAATCCGGCCCTTGGGGTTGGACCGGGCAACGGCCCTTCCTACATTGAGCACACGGCCGATATTCCGGCGGCGATCCGACGCATTATGGACTCGAAAACCTTTGACAACGGCACAATCTGTGCCTCGGAACAGTCAATCGTCACAGAACGCTGCATCACAAGCCAGGTGGAGGAGGAGCTGAAACGGCAGGGAGGTTATTTCCTGACGCCGGAACAATCGGAACAGCTGTCCGGTTTTCTGCTCCGTGCCAACGGCACAATGAATCCGAAGATTGTAGGAAAAACGGCTGAAAAGATTGCCGACATGGCGGGAATCCGGATTCCGGAAGGGACACGCCTTCTGGTTTCACGCCAGGATCCGGCTGATGTCAGCAAGAAGAACCCGTATTCCCGTGAAAAGCTCTGTCCGATACTGGCTTACTTTGTAGTAGAAAGCTGGGAAGAGGCGTGTGAACTCTGCATCAGAATCCTGAAAAATGAGGGAGCCGGCCACACGATGACACTGCACACGAAAAATAAAGAAGTAGTCCGGGAATTTGCCCTTAAAAAGCCGGTTTCCCGTATTCTCGTCAATACGTCGGGAGCGCTCGGCGGCGTGGGAGCCACAACGGGACTGGCCCCGGCGCTGACACTGGGCTGCGGAGCCGTCGGAGGCAGCGCAACTTCAGATAATATTACACCACTCAACCTGATCAATATCCGCCGCGTGGCATACGGTCTCTGTGAGCTGGAAGATTTGAGGGAAAACGCTCCGGCAGAGTGTTCCTGTTCTTCTTCGGCGCCGGCCTGCACGGAGGATTTGAGGGAAGAAGACATAGAAGCGATTACACGCGCAGTTATTGCACGGCTGCGGGCGAAACACTAATTCAGAAAATAGATAAAAAATAAAGAGATAATAATGAAACAAATCCAAGGAGGAAAAGATTATGGCAGCATTACAGGCACTGGGAATGGTAGAAACAAAGGGACTGGTTGGTTCGATTGAGGCAGCCGATGCAATGGTTAAAGCGGCAAACGTAACTCTGATCGGCAAAGTACATGTAGGCGGGGGCCTTGTGACGGTAATGGTACGCGGCGATGTAGGAGCCGTAAAAGCGGCAACCGATGCGGGAGCGGCAGCAGCCGGACGCGTGGGTGAACTCGTATCCGTACATGTAATTCCGCGTCCTCATGCAGAAGTAGAACTGATTCTGCCGAAACTGGATGTAGAGTAACAGGAGTTTCGGTTCAGCCTTCGGCCAAACTGCAACAAAATGATGCACAGAAACGGAAAAAACACCGTTTCGCGCCGCACAACTAATATACCATGGCTGAACTGTTACTAATAACACGCTTCGCGATACACAAAAACAGTAACTATAAAGGTAATGAATAGTTACAATATAAAGGAGAGTAAATCATGGCAGCATTACAGGCACTGGGAATGATAGAAACAAGAGGACTGGTTGCTTCAATCGAAGCAGCCGATGCAATGGTGAAGGCGGCCAACGTGACACTGATCGGAAAAGAGCATGTGGGCGGCGGCCTTGTGACGGTAATGGTACGCGGCGACGTGGGAGCCGTAAAGGCGGCAACCGACGCGGGAGCGGCAGCAGCGGGAAACATCGGAGAACTCGTATCCGTACATGTAATTCCGCGTCCGCACGGCGAGGTTGAACTGATTCTGCCGGTACAGAACGCTGAGTAGGATGTTACTGTCCACTCCGTGACCAGCAACACGCTTTGCGATGCGCAGAAACGGTAAAAAACACCGTTTCGCGCCGTGTACCTCGGGATATTACCTGTGGACATCGACAGTAGGATACCGGGCGGCAGAGTTAGCAGAACAGCAGGTAACCGCTGGGAAGGTAACCGTTCAGACTTGTCCGGACCGTTACAACAGCAGTGTTTAAAGAATAGGGAATGTAACTATGAAAGTATTGACGGAAGCAGATTTAAGGACGGAACAGATTTCCCGGGCCGACCGGGAATACCGGGTGCCGCAGGGCACTTTTGTCACACCGTCGGCAAAAGAATT is part of the [Clostridium] symbiosum genome and encodes:
- a CDS encoding acetaldehyde dehydrogenase (acetylating), with translation MYRKDVIRLTLDRDLQSIQEVRNLVARAKEAEKTLSTFPQEKLDAICAAIAAACMEHAEELAKMAVQETGFGKWEDKVLKNTLGSRITWESVKDMKTVGVLREDKDKGVCEIGVPMGVVAALIPSTNPTSTAMYKSIISIKAGNAIVISPHPGAKNCITETYKIIKEAAERAGAPEGTVCCVSLTTMEATDTLLKHPDVSIILATGGEAMVHAAYSSGNPALGVGPGNGPSYIEHTADIPAAIRRIMDSKTFDNGTICASEQSIVTERCITSQVEEELKRQGGYFLTPEQSEQLSGFLLRANGTMNPKIVGKTAEKIADMAGIRIPEGTRLLVSRQDPADVSKKNPYSREKLCPILAYFVVESWEEACELCIRILKNEGAGHTMTLHTKNKEVVREFALKKPVSRILVNTSGALGGVGATTGLAPALTLGCGAVGGSATSDNITPLNLINIRRVAYGLCELEDLRENAPAECSCSSSAPACTEDLREEDIEAITRAVIARLRAKH
- the eutM gene encoding ethanolamine utilization microcompartment protein EutM, encoding MAALQALGMIETRGLVASIEAADAMVKAANVTLIGKEHVGGGLVTVMVRGDVGAVKAATDAGAAAAGNIGELVSVHVIPRPHGEVELILPVQNAE
- a CDS encoding BMC domain-containing protein; the protein is MAALQALGMVETKGLVGSIEAADAMVKAANVTLIGKVHVGGGLVTVMVRGDVGAVKAATDAGAAAAGRVGELVSVHVIPRPHAEVELILPKLDVE